A single Candidatus Binatia bacterium DNA region contains:
- a CDS encoding MaoC/PaaZ C-terminal domain-containing protein → MTATKYFEDFVIGVESESGHEYVVTTEELKQMAERWDPQPFHLDENAPETKEFGGLITCSAHTFAIYTYLGSKSPVKTAAIAGLGFEKVRMLLPLRPGDRIRAVNVCLAARESRTKPDRGILTTKTILRNQNDEDVFSIEATVMVRKRSSGGIRGAS, encoded by the coding sequence GTGACCGCGACCAAGTACTTCGAAGACTTCGTGATCGGCGTGGAATCGGAATCCGGTCACGAGTACGTCGTGACGACCGAGGAGCTGAAACAGATGGCGGAACGGTGGGACCCGCAGCCATTTCATCTCGACGAGAACGCCCCGGAGACCAAGGAGTTTGGCGGACTCATCACATGCTCGGCGCACACGTTTGCGATTTACACGTATCTCGGTTCGAAGAGCCCGGTGAAGACGGCCGCGATCGCCGGCCTCGGCTTCGAGAAGGTCCGCATGCTGCTGCCGCTTCGTCCCGGCGACCGGATTCGCGCCGTGAACGTATGCCTGGCCGCTCGTGAATCCCGGACCAAACCGGATCGCGGAATCCTGACCACGAAGACGATCCTTCGGAACCAGAACGACGAAGACGTCTTCTCGATCGAAGCGACGGTCATGGTCCGCAAGAGGTCTTCAGGGGGTATCCGCGGGGCTTCGTAG